A DNA window from Vigna unguiculata cultivar IT97K-499-35 chromosome 10, ASM411807v1, whole genome shotgun sequence contains the following coding sequences:
- the LOC114167022 gene encoding uncharacterized protein LOC114167022, with protein sequence MDCLGPFGKAAEGAIDIVWKHGVRHVTYIINYKQNVLELNDSAKDLGFEKERINHQRDEAEKNLNNIEGKVTEWVRKVSEIETVIDEFENDDGHKRARSPNCYVFPYLWNRHKLGRKAKKMEVDVKKLIDESPEFDEVSYRQNITSNDATLYNYGFVEFGSTKSTMEKVMRQLEDSSVRMIGLYGPGGVGKSTLVKEIARKAKDEKLFDVVVKVEITVNPNVQKIQEEIAYVLGLRLEGEGENVRADCLRRRLKIKKGSTLLILDDLWDKLDLSKLGVPLDDDDDDDLSNDKVLEKDDNNKDPNRKVLKKEKILGGVKGCKILLTSRDKKVLCDEMDVKSTFCVKELDDKDALMLFQKLVGIHNEISDSKQEIVKKYCAGLPMAIVTVARALKSKSESVWEATLEKLKKQELVGVQISMDISVKMSYDHLENEEIKSIFLLCAQMGHQPLVMDLVRYCFGLGLLEGVSSLWEARDRIKTSIQKLKDSGLLLDGSSNNHFNMHDMVRDAALSIASKDRNVFTLRNAKLDDWPEFESCTSISICNCDIIDGLPEVINSPQLKFFQIETKDTSLIIPENFFEGMKDLKVLILTGFRLSRLPSSIKCLLKLRMLCLERCYVDDNLSIGELKKLRILSFSGSQLQNFPIELGCLDKLQLLDISDCSIETNIPLNLLSSLKHLEELYIRKSLIKMLAEGETSQYQKLFFSELKNLCELKVVDLSIPCATVLPNHLFFDKLKDYKIVIGDLEMFGDFIMPDKYETFRVLALQLHDNTNIHSQEDIKSLFKTVQSLLLGKVNGVQNVVSDLNIDGFPDLKHLSIINNNHIKCVSSSKFFNSADVFPNLESLCLYGLGNLEMISYGPITVASFAKLKAINVKMCYQLKNLYSVYNFKFSTSGKICEISECNFMDQFRASVEIIEVCECGSLKEILQIPMDYGKVEFLKLHTLTLQSLPSFTSFYTEVKTSCSPHPAEPQTTSYGNREITSEDEQSVKTPTVFGELVEIPNLESLNLSALNIHKIWSDQPSSSFCFQNLIKLVVKECDKLTYLCSLSVAHSLKKLKSLVIIECAIMEKIIETKGNILEKVCVFPKLEEIHLTKMNALTDVWQTNASVDSFSSLISVTIEECNKLDKIFPSHMEGWFESLENLRVSRCESVEVTFEINDSQEIDASGGIDTSLQVILLNDLPKLKQLWSIDPDGILNFKKLRTIEVYSCGELRNLFPASIANDVPKLERMSALYCENMVEIIASEDASEDDKDPLVFPELTYMRLYWLRNIKHFYKGRRPIKCPKLKEFSIDNYVNKFIKETSKTNEEENFVFSAQEVFSNLECMEIDFYQAQKLLPKFQMHRLKELSLISVKSVNLLHQFPYAMPNLQKLKLFSSYGEDLVASANSVPQNGLGIVLELKELVMQFLGIKDLGLGQLPVLRKLEFLSLEHCDELKNLGPSSVSLTYLTHLELKSCQGLRNLMASSTAKSMVQLKTMKVIDCDGVDQIVSNEGSEEVNEMKIVFPKLISIGLVGLKNMTSFCRSKEFEFEFPSLEILIVRECPKMERFSERKSITPKLKNVFGVEGDEKTKWQWEGDLNATIQKVFNDKVTYAYTEQLALGRFSYTEFIQQIWHDSHSVHQSSFRSLKRLSAYKVNLLRVIPSHLLSCFENLEELDIRSCSATQFIFNINENRVRKPSGIFRLKSLYLFNLPKLEHVWDKDPKGIIGLKVLKEVRVSRCECLKSLFPASVAKDLTRLEVLEVTECEELAEIFWKDEKGEEGEGTTPQFVFARLTSLTLKQLPGFKYSIRCSKEEEIISNLSERDIEELCLGSRPIPNSCFGLLESLTVDGCQFLSNVLLPFNLLISLTNLETLEVRNSDFVKTIFDVKCTTQNRDVTSVGQTLPFSLKKLTLSMLPNLENVWNEDPHRILSMHHLKQVLVDNCKCLTSLFPASVAKDFVELEHLEVKDCEGLMTIVAEDNTDPSGTKQELPCPPVWSLLLRGLPKFKYFYYSSLQCDNFATENEVYVEKCLSLGEKGLEMILSGEFQRDLLYNLKVLALWFERDVFPHEILEQVPNIEKLLLCGGSFREMFCCESSNNVDYNGLLLQLKVLHLESLGNLISIAACKLTFSNLTYLNVKGCNNLRYLFTSSAAKNLGQLKRMEIKWCESIEEIVSKEVEDSSNEDEIIFPQLNCLNFEYLENLRIFYQGNLSFPSLEEFSVTDCHQLITLSTGTLEVHKLSHVTIDSKEIIFPLKSDLNTIMRKTFLAEISELEQLDLESSPKLQKIWHDLVYIPDLCFSELTTLIVYNCQFLSDVVLPFHLLPSLPKLETLRVQNCHYVKAIFDVKCAQEIVTFPLKKMVLWELQNLKNVWNEDPHEILTMHQLQNVYIKKCKGLTSVFPASVAKGIVKLKKLTVKRCKELMTIVADMKGTNVEVKFPCPSVRSLKLRRLPRFKYFYYCSLKSDVYTHLGSHNEDRVATEKCLSLGEKGMEMILYGEFQKSLLYNLKVLTLYFQSDVFRYEIIEQVPNIKKLVVRDGSFKEMFCSQNPNYNVEYSGVLSQLKELRLDSLKELVSIGLDNSWTHPFVRTLETFEVIKCSSLETLVACKVAFSNLTYLNVESCNSLSYLFTSLTAKSLLQLKRMVIKQCESIEEIVLFMEADEADEDKIIFPHLNCLNIEYLTNLRRFYRGSLSFPSLQELSVTECDKMITLCTGTLEADKLSQVTVDISETIPLQTDLHLTMRKKFLRKNGWQQSLEFRDRADLHEIWRVSLQIPYFCFRGLSILVVDGCQFLSDVLPFSLLPLLPGLKTLEVQYCYSVKTIFDVKCTTQAALITFPPLRKLVLWKLPNLETVWNEDPAEIVNPAHPKHTNLKLTFPSVTSLTLWDLPKLKRNSIYCIHDSTPTFELITPNLQRLSVGEDELKMIVDGEFQENHFNKLKILTLCFLTESGVFLEFLQLVPNVENLIVYGGSLKEIFCSQSSNNVDYSGLPLQLKGLLFESLGELISIGFENSWTEPFVRNLETFEVISCSSLKNLVASKVFLSNLTYLKIESCDNLSYLFTSSTAKSLRELKEMVIKRCKSIEEIVSKEGEEWCEDKEIIFEKLQVLYLKSLDELRCFYPGNFTLSFPSLERIHVINCSSMKTFSAFNEIDHFTQWYNAEYAIPFEETDLNSAVHRTHEEEVIPPEEGDLNTVVHRTLEEEGLDHWSFSSLSSYSDGYKDGDSVYDSIP encoded by the exons ATGGATTGTTTGGGGCCTTTTGGCAAAGCTGCTGAAGGAGCGATTGATATTGTATGGAAACATGGTGTTCGACATGTGACTTACATTATCaattacaagcaaaatgtccttgAACTAAATGATAGTGCTAAGGATCTTGGATTTGAAAAAGAGAGGATAAATCATCAACGTGATGAGGCTGAGAAAAATTTAAACAACATTGAAGGTAAGGTTACGGAATGGGTTCGAAAAGTGAGTGAAATTGAGACCGTAATCGATGAGTTTGAGAATGACGATGGCCACAAAAGGGCCCGATCGCCTAATTGTTATGTTTTTCCATACTTGTGGAATAGACACAAGTTAGGAAGAAAAGCAAAGAAGATGGAAGTggatgttaaaaaattaattgatgagTCCCCTGAGTTTGATGAAGTTTCCTATAGGCAAAATATAACATCTAATGATGCCACACTATATAATTATGGCTTTGTTGAATTTGGTTCTACAAAATCTACAATGGAAAAAGTAATGAGACAACTTGAAGATTCGAGTGTTAGAATGATTGGATTGTATGGGCCAGGGGGTGTGGGTAAGAGCACTTTAGTCAAAGAAATTGCAAGGAAAGCTAAAGACGAGAAGTTGTTTGACGTGGTGGTTAAGGTTGAAATAACAGTCAATCCGAATGTACAGAAAATCCAAGAAGAAATTGCCTACGTGTTAGGATTAAGACTTGAAGGGGAAGGTGAAAATGTGAGAGCTGATTGTCTACGAAGGAggttaaagataaaaaaagggAGCACCCTTTTAATCTTGGATGACCTTTGGGACAAATTAGACCTAAGCAAGTTAGGGGTTCcacttgatgatgatgatgacgatgatTTAAGTAATGATAAAGTGTTGGAAAAAGACGATAATAACAAGGATCCCAATCGTAAAgtgttaaaaaaagaaaaaatccttGGTGGGGTCAAGGGGTGCAAAATTTTACTAACTTCACGTGACAAAAAAGTATTGTGTGATGAAATGGATGTAAAGTCGACTTTTTGTGTAAAAGAATTAGATGACAAGGATGCTTTGATGTTGTTCCAAAAGTTGGTTGGAATACATAATGAAATATCTGATTCTAAACAAGAAATTGTGAAGAAGTATTGTGCAGGATTACCCATGGCAATAGTTACAGTTGCAAGGGCACTCAAAAGTAAGAGCGAGTCAGTATGGGAAGCTACActagaaaaacttaaaaagcaAGAATTGGTGGGAGTGCAGATATCTATGGATATTTCAGTGAAGATGAGTTATGACCAtctagaaaatgaagaaatcaAGTCAATTTTCTTACTTTGTGCTCAAATGGGTCATCAGCCACTAGTTATGGACTTAGTGAGGtattgttttggtttgggtttaCTTGAAGGTGTCTCTTCACTCTGGGAAGCTCGGGATAGAATTAAAACATCAATTCAAAAGCTAAAAGACTCAGGCTTGTTGTTGGATGGAAGTTCTAATAATCATTTCAATATGCATGACATGGTTCGAGATGCTGCTTTGTCCATAGCCAGCAAGGATAGAAATGTTTTTACTCTACGAAATGCCAAACTAGACGATTGGCCTGAATTTGAGAGTTGCACTTCAATTTCTATATGTAATTGTGATATCATTGATGGGCTTCCTGAAGTCATAAACTCTCCTCAACTTAAATTTTTCCAAATAGAAACTAAAGATACATCCTTAATAATACCTGAGAATTTCTTTGAAGGAATGAAAGATCTCAAAGTTCTAATATTGACAGGTTTTCGTCTATCAAGACTACCATCTTCAATTAAATGCCTATTAAAGCTTAGAATGCTTTGTTTGGAGCGATGCTATGTAGATGACAACTTATCTATTGGAGAGctgaaaaaattaagaattctCAGCTTCTCTGGATCTCAACTTCAAAATTTTCCAATTGAGTTAGGGTGCTTGGATAAGTTACAACTGCTAGACATCAGTGATTGTTCCATAGAGACTAATATTCCACTTAATCTTCTATCAAGTTTGAAACATTTAGAAGAGCTGTATATAAGAAAGAGCTTGATCAAAATGTTGGCAGAAGGAGAGACAAGCCAatatcaaaaattatttttttctgagctAAAGAATTTGTGTGAGTTGAAAGTGGTGGACTTAAGCATCCCATGTGCTACAGTTTTGCCCAATCACTTGTTCTTTGACAAGTtaaaagattacaaaattgtgATTGGAGACTTGGAAATGTTTGGAGACTTTATCATGCCTGATAAGTATGAAACATTCAGAGTTTTGGCATTGCAATTGCATGATAACACTAACATTCACTCCCAGGAAGACATAAAATCATTGTTTAAAACAGTACAAAGTTTGTTGTTGGGAAAAGTCAATGGTGTTCAAAATGTTGTTAGTGATTTGAATATAGATGGATTTCCAGATCTAAAGCACTTATCCATCATAAATAACAATCACATCAAATGTGTTAGTTCATCAAAATTCTTTAATAGTGCGGATGTTTTTCCAAATTTGGAATCTCTATGCCTCTACGGTCTGGGGAACTTAGAGATGATATCTTATGGTCCTATTACAGTTGCGTCATTCGCTAAATTGAAAGCCATTAACGTCAAGATGTGTTATCAATTGAAGAATCTCTACTCcgtatacaattttaaattttctactAGTGGGAAAATATGTGAGATTTCTGAATGTAATTTCATGGATCAATTTCGTGCTAGTGTAGAAATAATTGAGGTTTGTGAATGTGGATCTTTAAAGGAGATTCTTCAAATACCAATGGATTATGGTAAGGTTGAGTTTCTTAAGTTGCACACTTTGACACTCCAATCGTTACCATCATTTACATCTTTTTATACCGAAGTGAAGACGTCTTGCTCACCACATCCGGCAGAGCCTCAAACTACAAGTTATGGTAATAGAGAAATTACCAGTGAAGATGAACAAAGTGTCAAGACACCTACTGTTTTTGGTGAACTG GTTGAAATTCCAAACTTAGAGAGCTTGAATTTATCTGCACTCAACATTCATAAGATATGGAGTGACCAACCCTCGTCAAGCTTTTGCTTTCAAAACTTGATAAAATTAGTTGTGAAAGAATGTGATAAATTGACATATCTATGTTCATTATCTGTGGCTCACAGTTTGAAGAAGCTAAAGAGCCTCGTCATAATTGAGTGTGCAATTATGGAGAAGATTATTGAGACGAAAGGAAACATTCTAGAAAAG GTTTGTGTTTTCCCAAAGTTAGAGGAAATTCACCTTACCAAAATGAATGCATTAACAGATGTGTGGCAAACCAACGCGAGTGTGGATTCTTTTTCTAGTCTCATTTCTGTGACCATTGAAGAATGCAATAAACTTGACAAGATTTTTCCAAGTCACATGGAAGGATGGTTTGAAAGTTTGGAGAACTTGAGAGTTTCTAGATGTGAGTCGGTGGAAGTGACTTTTGAAATCAATGATTCTCAAGAAATAGATGCATCTGGAGGGATAGACACAAGTTTGCAAGTAATTCTTCTTAACGACCTACCAAAGTTGAAACAATTGTGGAGTATAGATCCAGATGGAATTCTTAACTTCAAAAAGTTGCGGACCATAGAAGTATATAGTTGTGGTGAACTTAGGAATTTGTTTCCAGCTTCTATTGCCAACGATGTTCCTAAGCTTGAACGCATGTCAGCATTGTATTGTGAGAATATGGTAGAAATTATTGCAAGTGAAGATGCATCAGAAGATGACAAAGATCCATTAGTGTTTCCTGAACTAACATATATGAGATTATATTGGCTACGAAACATCAAACATTTCTACAAGGGGAGACGTCCTATAAAGTGTCCAAAGTTGAAGGAGTTTAGCATAGACAACTATGTGAACAAATTTATCAAAGAAACCAGTAAAACAAATGAAGaggaaaattttgttttttcagcTCAAGAG gtATTCTCCAACTTGGAGTGTATGGAAATTGACTTCTACCAAGCACAAAAATTGTTACCCAAGTTCCAAATGCACCGTCTAAAAGAACTTAGTTTGATTTCAGTAAAAAGTGTAAATCTTCTCCACCAATTTCCGTATGCAATGCCGAATCTACAAAAGCTAAAATTGTTTTCCTCTTATGGTGAAGATTTAGTGGCAAGTGCAAACTCTGTGCCACAAAATGGATTGGGAATCGTATTAGAGCTGAAGGAATTGGTTATGCAATTTTTAGGGATAAAAGATCTAGGATTAGGACAACTTCCGGTGCTACGAAAGCTAGAGTTTTTAAGCTTAGAACATTGCGACGAATTGAAGAATTTAGGTCCTTCCTCTGTATCATTGACTTACTTGACACATTTGGAACTGAAGTCCTGTCAAggattaagaaatttaatggCATCCTCCACAGCTAAAAGCATGGTTCAACTCAAGACCATGAAGGTAATCGATTGTGATGGCGTGGACCAAATAGTTAGTAATGAAGGAAGCGAAGAAGTCAATGAGATGAAAATTGTATTCCCCAAATTGATTTCTATAGGACTTGTGGGGCTAAAGAACATGACAAGTTTTTGTCGTTCCAAGgagtttgaatttgaattccCATCACTCGAAATATTGATTGTAAGAGAATGTCCAAAGATGGAGAGATTCAGTGAAAGAAAATCAATAACACCAAAGTTAAAGAATGTGTTTGGTGTGGAAGGAGATGAAAAAACCAAATGGCAATGGGAAGGTGACTTGAACGCCACCATACAGAAGGTTTTCAATGATAAG GTCACTTACGCATACACTGAGCAACTAGCTCTGGGTCGTTTCAGTTATACTGAATTTATACAGCAAATATGGCATGACAGTCATTCGGTGCACCAAAGTAGCTTTCGCTCTTTGAAAAGGTTGTCGGCATACAAAGTGAATCTACTACGTGTTATTCCATCTCATTTACTTTCTTGCTTTGAGAATTTGGAAGAGTTAGATATACGGAGTTGCAGTGCAACACAGttcatatttaatatcaatGAGAACAGGGTGAGAAAACCTTCGGGAATATTCCGTTTGAaaagtttgtatttatttaatctacCAAAACTGGAGCATGTATGGGACAAGGATCCGAAGGGAATTATTGGCCTTAAAGTGCTAAAGGAAGTTCGTGTTTCAAGATGTGAGTGTCTTAAAAGTTTATTTCCAGCATCGGTGGCCAAAGATCTTACCAGACTTGAGGTGCTTGAGGTAACAGAGTGTGAGGAATTGGCAGAAATATTTTGGAAGGATGAAAAGGgtgaagaaggagaaggaacaACACCACAGTTTGTGTTTGCTCGTCTCACCTCATTGACGCTAAAACAACTGCCAGGCTTCAAATACTCTATCCGCTGCTCCAAAGAAGAG GAGATTATATCAAATTTGAGTGAAAGAGATATAGAAGAGTTATGTCTTGGCTCACGACCCATCCCAAACTCCTGCTTCGGTCTCTTAGAATCTCTGACGGTGGATGGTTGTCAGTTTTTATCAAATGTACTTCTACCATTCAATTTACTCATTTCCCTAACTAATTTGGAAACATTAGAAGTTCGAAACAGTGATTTTGTCAAAACCATTTTCGATGTTAAATGTACAACACAAAACAGAGATGTGACTTCTGTGGGACAAACCCTTCCTTTTTCCCTGAAGAAACTGACTTTATCCATGCTACCGAATCTGGAGAATGTTTGGAATGAAGATCCTCATAGAATTTTAAGTATGCACCATCTAAAACAAGTGTTGGTTGATAATTGTAAATGTCTTACAAGCCTGTTTCCGGCATCGGTAGCCAAAGATTTTGTGGAACTTGAACATCTAGAAGTGAAAGACTGTGAGGGATTGATGACTATTGTTGCAGAGGATAATACAGATCCAAGCGGAACAAAGCAAGAGCTCCCCTGTCCCCCTGTATGGTCATTGCTACTGAGGGGTTTGCCCaagttcaaatatttttactacaGCTCGCTGCAGTGCGATAATTTTGCCACTGAGAATGAAGTCTACGTAGAAAAG TGCTTATCACTGGGAGAAAAAGGTCTGGAGATGATTTTAAGTGGAGAATTTCAGAGAGATCTTTTATACAACTTAAAAGTTCTTGCTCTCTGGTTTGAGAGGGATGTATTTCCACATGAAATTCTAGAACAGGTGCCCAATATAGAGAAGCTTTTGCTGTGTGGTGGTTCCTTCAGGGAGATGTTTTGTTGTGAAAGTTCTAATAATGTGGATTATAATGGACTTCTATTACAACTGAAAGTATTACACTTGGAGTCCCTCGGAAATCTCATTTCCATTGCAGCATGCAAACTCACTTTTTCCAATTTGACATATTTAAACGTAAAAGGTTGTAATAACCTACGATATTTGTTTACATCCTCAGCGGCCAAAAATTTAGGTCAACTCAAAAGAATGGAAATAAAATGGTGTGAATCAATTGAAGAGATAGTGTCTAAGGAGGTGGAGGACTCGTCAAATGAGGATGAGATAATATTTCCACAGCTCAattgtttgaattttgaatatttagaaAATCTGAGAATATTCTACCAAGGCAACTTAAGTTTCCCATCCTTAGAAGAATTTTCAGTAACAGATTGCCACCAGCTGATAACTTTAAGTACAGGTACGCTAGAAGTACACAAGTTGTCTCATGTTACAATTGATTCCAAAGAGATTATTTTTCCATTAAAAAGTGATCTCAACACTATTATGCGGAAGACATTTCTCGCTGAG ATTTCAGAGCTTGAGCAACTTGATCTGGAAAGCAGTCCAAAACTACAAAAGATATGGCATGACTTGGTGTATATCCCCGACTTGTGTTTCAGTGAGTTGACCACATTGATTGTGTACAATTGCCAGTTTTTATCTGATGTAGTGCTACCCTTCCATCTACTTCCTTCACTACCCAAATTGGAAACATTGCGAGTTCAAAACTGTCATTACGTTAAAGCCATATTTGATGTAAAATGTGCACAAGAAATAGTGACTTTTCCTCTGAAGAAAATGGTTTTATGGGAACTGCAAAATCTGAAGAATGTTTGGAATGAAGATCCTCATGAAATTCTAACCATGCATCAATTacaaaatgtatatattaagaaatgTAAGGGCCTTACAAGTGTGTTTCCGGCCTCAGTAGCCAAAGGTATTGTGAAACTTAAAAAGCTAACTGTGAAACGTTGTAAGGAATTGATGACAATTGTTGCAGATATGAAAGGAACAAATGTGGAGGTTAAGTTTCCCTGTCCTTCTGTTAGATCATTGAAATTACGACGTTTGCCCAGGTTCAAGTATTTCTACTACTGCTCACTCAAATCTGACGTTTATACGCATCTAGGATCACACAATGAGGATCGAGTCGCAACTGAAAAG TGCCTGTCACTGGGGGAAAAGGGAATGGAGATGATTTTATACGGAGAGTTTCAGAAAAGCCTCCTTTACAACTTAAAAGTCCTTACCCTCTATTTTCAGTCGGATGTATTTCGATATGAAATTATAGAACAGGTTCCCAATATAAAGAAGCTTGTGGTGCGTGATGGTTCCTTCAAGGAGATGTTCTGCTCTCAAAATCCTAATTATAATGTGGAATATAGTGGAGTTCTATCACAACTGAAAGAATTACGATTGGATTCCCTTAAAGAGTTGGTTTCCATTGGGTTAGATAACTCTTGGACTCATCCCTTTGTCAGAACTCTAGAAACCTTTGAAGTCATTAAATGTTCAAGTTTAGAAACCTTGGTAGCTTGCAAAGTAGCTTTCTCCAATCTTACATATTTGAACGTGGAAAGTTGCAATAGCTTATCATATTTGTTCACATCCTTAACAGCCAAAAGTTTGCTTCAACTCAAAAGAATGGTGATAAAACAGTGTGAATCAATTGAAGAGATAGTACTGTTTATGGAGGCGGATGAAGCAGACGAGGATAAGATAATATTTCCGCATCTTAATTGTttgaatattgaatatttaacaAATCTGAGAAGGTTCTATAGAGGGAGCTTAAGTTTCCCGTCCTTACAGGAACTGTCAGTAACAGAATGTGACAAGATGATAACCCTATGCACAGGAACGCTAGAAGCAGATAAGTTATCACAGGTTACAGTTGATATCTCAGAGACTATTCCATTGCAAACTGATCTCCACCTTACCATGCGAAAGAAATTTCTGAGAAAG AATGGATGGCAACAGAGCCTTGAGTTCAGAGATAGGGCAGACCTACACGAAATATGGCGTGTCTCACTGCAGATCCCATACTTCTGCTTCAGAGGCTTGAGCATCTTGGTTGTGGATGGATGCCAATTTTTATCAGATGTCCTACCCTTCAGTTTGCTTCCTTTATTACCTGGATTGAAAACATTGGAAGTTCAATACTGTTATTCTGTCAAAACCATATTTGATGTCAAATGCACGACACAAGCCGCATTAATTACTTTTCCTCCTCTAAGGAAATTGGTTTTATGGAAGCTGCCAAATCTGGAAACTGTTTGGAATGAAGATCCTGCTGAAATTGTTAATCCAGCTCATCCAAAACATACAAATCTTAAGCTTACGTTCCCCAGTGTGACCTCACTCACACTATGGGATTTGCCGAAGTTGAAGCGTAATAGTATATATTGCATTCATGATTCAACACCAACATTTGAG CTAATTACACCCAACTTACAGCGTCTATCAGTGGGTGAAGATGAATTGAAGATGATTGTGGATGGAGAATTTCAGGAAAATCActttaacaagttaaaaattCTTACTCTGTGCTTTCTTACTGAGTCCGGTGTATTTCTTGAATTTCTACAATTGGTACCAAATGTAGAGAACCTTATAGTGTACGGTGGATCCTTGAAGGAGATTTTCTGCTCTCAAAGTTCTAATAATGTTGATTACAGTGGACTTCCCTTACAGTTGAAAGGATTACTGTTTGAATCACTTGGAGAATTGATTTCCATTGGGTTCGAGAACTCTTGGACTGAACCCTTTGTAAGAAATCTAGAAACCTTTGAAGTCATTAGCTGTTCAAGTTTAAAAAACTTGGTTGCAAGCAAAGTGTTTCTCTCCAATCtgacatatttaaaaattgaaagttgTGATAACTTGTCATATTTATTCACATCCTCAACAGCTAAAAGTTTGCGTGAACTCAAAGAGATGGTGATAAAAAGGTGTAAATCAATTGAAGAGATAGTATCCAAGGAGGGAGAAGAATGGTGTGAggataaagaaataatatttgagAAGTTGCAGGTTTTGTATCTTAAAAGCTTAGATGAACTGAGGTGCTTTTACCCTGGCAATTTTACTTTAAGTTTTCCATCCTTGGAGAGAATCCACGTCATCAACTGCAGCTCCATGAAAACTTTCAGTGCATTCAACGAAATAGATCATTTCACACAGTGGTATAATGCAGAATATGCGATACCCTTCGAGGAAACTGATCTTAATTCTGCTGTGCATAGAACTCATGAAGAAGAGGTGATACCACCAGAAGAAGGTGATCTTAATACTGTTGTGCACAGAACTCTTGAAGAAGAG GGTCTTGATCATTGGAGTTTCTCAAGTCTAAGTTCATATAGTGATGGATATAAAGATG GTGATTCAGTTTATGACAGCATACCATGA